TGTTGATAAGGGATTTCAATTCATTGAACAGCTTGGCTTTTCGAGGATTACGCCAGCTGATTACCGTCTTCCAGCTTCTCTCGGCGGATTAACCTATGGAACCAGTGTCCTTGAGATGACCAGAGCTTACACTGTTTTCCAACGAGATGGCGTATACCGCCCTGCCAGGGCGATTAAACGGGTTACCACGATCGATGGTGAGGTTCTCTATGAATGGGCCGATGAAGCTCATCAGGTATTCACACCCGATGGGACCCGTCATATGAAGTCAATGCTCGCCAATATCGTCAACGAGGGGACTGCGAGACCCTTGAATTTATCCGGTTACAGTTATGTCGGTGGAAAAACGGGAACCAGTAATGATTTCAATGACCTCTGGTTTATAGGTTCAGCAGATCATTACACTGCCGGAGTTTGGGTCGGGTACGATAACCCGAAGTCCCTTGAAAGTCAATCAAACGCACATCTTTCCATATGGGAAGCTGTGATGAATGCTTTAGCCCAAAACCAGTAAAGAGCACTGCCAAACTGGTTTGGCAGTGCTCTTTACGTCTTACGTATCATGATGTCTCAGACCGGCAGACTGGCTATTATACTGTTATAAAGTCGCAATATTGCAAAGGTCACCGCCAGAATGAACACACCCCAGAACAAGAGGTGAAACATCACAAGTCCGATCACAGCAGGTACTGAGAGCTGTTCACTCACTTTGTAAATAAAATAGACAAAGTACATGATGCAAGCCAGGAAAAAGACCGATACAAGCACTGAAAGCTGAATCTGCGCCAAAAGAGAAACGATGGAGGTCAACAGAAAAATCCATGAACCGCCTCTGACCCGATTCAAATCGGCGCCATCCTGATCTTTGGAAAAAAATAATAACGACAACTCGTTAATGGTATCTGCAATCAGTTTAAAAGCTGCAAAGAG
This Salisediminibacterium beveridgei DNA region includes the following protein-coding sequences:
- a CDS encoding YufK family protein; the protein is MKNAYLTSHFPLISIILYSLSFALFTSRFAIQYMDELGLYSGMVEFFSESGIQLTMLFIMWLLFFMLFAAFKLIADTINELSLLFFSKDQDGADLNRVRGGSWIFLLTSIVSLLAQIQLSVLVSVFFLACIMYFVYFIYKVSEQLSVPAVIGLVMFHLLFWGVFILAVTFAILRLYNSIIASLPV